ATTTTTATCTGTATCGCGATTTGAAATCTCGTAGAAGCCCGAAAAGTTGAAAAAAGTTTTTCCCGTGAGTCTTACATATAAACAAACGCTCAATCCCGCAAATATTCCGCACATAAAACACGATAAAATTCTAACTATTAAAGCAGTCTCACCCAGTGCAGAACTGTAAATTATTAACTGCGGGTTTAACAGAATCGATGCCATCATAAACGACGCAAGCCAATCTTCACGCATACCCTTTTCGTAAAATGAGGCTGCAATCGGAATCGTCCCATACATGCACAAAGGCGACGCAATGCCCAGCACACACGCAGGAACAATCCCGAACAGACTCAATTTTTTATCACGAAGGGAGGCGAAAAGCTCGTGAATCTTATTTTTTCCGAATACAGACACAAACGAACCTATCGCCATTCCTAACAGCCAGTAAACATAAATTTGTTCAAGCTGTAACGTGAAGTAATACCAGAGATAAATAAATTCCCGGTTTAAAATTTTAGTCAATGCTGACAAGGTCATAATTTCGCGATCCGAGTCCTATTTCTGCGGCGTGTTCGACTGTGTGAATGCCATGACGCGATTCCATTCTGTTAATTAATGACTTGCCGTCCGGAGCTTTGTACACTAAATCAACGCAGGCTTGATCGAGTGCAACAGGGTCAAGAGATCCGAGAATCCCTATATCATGCATATCGGGTGCTGATGGGTTACCGTCGCAATCACAGTCAACGCTCAAATGATTCATTACGCTGATGTACATTATTTTTTTGCCGCCGTCTAAACTGTCAGAAACCGCCTTTGCTGCCTCAGCCATTGACTCAAGAAAATCATCCTGCTTATCATACCAAATGCTGCCTGATTCTTTCGTGCCTGCTGTGTGAATTATAACTTTTCCGCGCGGTGAAGCTATACCGAT
The Synergistaceae bacterium DNA segment above includes these coding regions:
- a CDS encoding permease, producing the protein MTKILNREFIYLWYYFTLQLEQIYVYWLLGMAIGSFVSVFGKNKIHELFASLRDKKLSLFGIVPACVLGIASPLCMYGTIPIAASFYEKGMREDWLASFMMASILLNPQLIIYSSALGETALIVRILSCFMCGIFAGLSVCLYVRLTGKTFFNFSGFYEISNRDTDKNLLLRYIKNFLRNVRATGLYFLLGIFLTALFMRYVPAESFARLFGRKNGFGVLMAATIGVPLYACGGGTIPLLIQWLADGMSMASASAFMITGPATKITNLGALKIVLGAKKFIAYIAFVIIYSLVNGLVVELLV